From the genome of Cytophagales bacterium WSM2-2:
AGGAGACGATTAGCATTACGTTTGATGATCAGCAGAGGCACCTTTTGATCTTCTGACATCGCTGATTTTTTAAACACTTCTTCTAGTGGAGCAAGTATCAAAGTAAGAGGAGTTCGAAACTCATGTGAGATGCTGGTAAAGAACTGCGATCTCAGGCGATCCAATTCCTGTAGTTTGCCATTGACAAGTTGTTGTACCTCCAGCAATTGCCGCGCTTTGCGCGTACGTGACCTTTGCAGCAGAAAAATGATGAAGGCAGATGCTACCGTGATAGCTACCCCGCCAACGAGCGCATATCGCCACATCGCTGCATTTTTTTTCTCCTGCTGAAGGAGGTGAATGGTCTGAACTTTTTTCTCGAGCTCGTACCGCGCTTCGAGCTCGGCAACCTGCTGCACTTTATCTGCATTAAGGATACTGTCGCGGACCTGATAATATTTAACCTGGTAGTAGTGAGACTCCGCACCATTTCCTCTTTCGGAATAATGCCCCATCAAATTAATGTAAACATCCAGAAGAGTTTTGCGATCGCCAATCTCAGTCGCCATCCGCAGGCATTCCAGCAGACTCTTCTCCGCTTTGACTGGCTGTCCGATGATTGAGTAATAGTATCCGAGATTGCGATGGACGTAAGCAAGTCCGGCTTTGTTTTTCTGATGCTCGCAAAGTTTTAATGCCTGCTTCAAAACCGGGTAGGCTTTTACTGTATCATCTGTTGTAAGGTAGAGGCCGGCAAGGTTGGTTAATAAAATTATTTTCAAATGCGAATCATCTCTGCTTTTGAGGTAGCTCAATGACTTTAGATAATAGTCCAGCACAGTCCTGTTATCAGTGCCCAGAGGCACCAGATTTGCAAAATTATTATAGGCACGAGCGATTGCCTCTTCATAATTTATCTCAATAGCGAGTGCAAGTGATTTATTCTGATACTCTTTTGATTTTTCACGATCTTTCAGAGAATAATAAATTGTACCAAGCCACGAATTACTGTCTACTAATCCTTTTTTGTCATTAAGTTTTTCAAAAATCAGTAGCGCAGTCATCGCATTCTCCAGGCTCTTTCCATATTCAGCCCTTGCATAATGAAGATCACAAATGGTCAGGCGTGCGATCCCTTCTCCTTTTTGGTAATTTAGGTCAACAGCTTTTTGTAAAGCCTCTTCAGCAGTGGCTCTTGAATTTTTTTGGTCTGATTTTCGGGTGCGGTAGGCGAGCTCGTTAAGAACATCGATGCGTTCTCTTCCTGTAATTTTTTCATTCTTGAGTTTGCTCTTCAGGCTGTCCACACCGGGCTGGCTAAAGGCAAAATTACCAGTCAACAGGAGGAGAAAAGCTAACCATTTCATATTTCAAAACTGCATCTAAATTATGATTAGACGAGTAGCGGTTTACCTAAATGCCCTCTTTTTCCAAGATAATGTATCAAAATTACCGCCAAGTCAGACCGAGGCCTTTGATCAAATTTTGGTATATGGTTTTTCTGTTAAAAAAATGAGGATTTGTGCAGCTTTAAAAGTACCATACATAGAAGCATAAGTACCTTCTTTTTGGATGCAGTGTTGCCACTTTTGACATAGAGAAGTAATCCCTTCTCTGTGTCTATATGCAAGCTGCTTTTGAACAAAACCCCCACGACTCCGCTCAACCCGTAGGCGTTGATAAAAGTGCCGTCCTTGCGAATATCCTTCGAGGATGCGAAGACTTTACGTTGGATCTTTCCGGCAGGATTATCAGTAGCAATCTTGAAGCTATCAATATCACTGGCTATGAAGAGTGGGAAGTGATCGGGAGGCATTTTTCCATCTTTTACACAGAACAAGACCGGACAGCCGGAGTACCTGAACAGGATTTAAAAAAAATAAATCTTCACAGCAAAATTACTTTCTCTGCATGGCGTCTTAAGAAACGCAGCGCCAGTTTTTGGGCACAGATTACGATGTCATCACTGAAAGATGATCGTGGTATTGTCGGGTACAAAATGATCATGAAAGATCAGACTCACCGGCTGATCTCCAATCAACGTATCCGGAAATTTAGAAATGAATATTTGAATTTGTTCAATAACCCGTTTATAGGGATTGTCAAATTCCGGATGAGCGATTTAAGGATCATGCTGATCAATAGCAATGCAGCAAAAATTATTGACTCCAAAGAACTCTCCCGGCTCAGCGAGATTTTTGCCAAGAACGAAGACTTTGAACTCTTCTTCTCCAAGCTAAGAGAAGATGGCCAGGTGATGAACTTTGAATTTAGAGTGAACCGAAAATCTGAAAAAGAGACATGGGCCAGGGTAGACTGTCGCGTATTTGAAAGTGAAGGCTTTGCTGAAGGAATAATCACGGACGTGACCAAAAGCAAAAATCAATTGCTCGAACTTAAGAAGCTGAATGAGGAATTGGATAATTTTATTTATCACGCTTCTCACGATCTCCGTTCTCCATTGACCACGCTACTCGGTCTGATCAATCTCGCAGAGGTAGACAGCCAGATTGACCTTGAGGACTATTGCAACATGATGCGCGATCGGGTAGTTTATCTCGATGAGTTGCTGCGCGACCTGGCGTCAATCACCTATAATAACCGCTCAGACCTAGCTATAGAGCCAATTGATTTCAAGGACCTCGTACTGAAACAAATTAGTGAACTTCAGCCCGCCAGCCGTAATGCCGACATTTCTTTTGAGTGCGATTGCAGGTCTGAAATATTCAGTGATAAATACCGACTTCGCACAGTCATTAAAAATCTGATTTCAAATGCATTGCGACATACCAGCCCTGCACAGGTTCCGTCATTCATTAAAATAAGCGTGGTTACATCGGAAGGAAAGGCTCTGATCAAAGTACGTGACAATGGCCGGGGCATCCGCGATGAGCAGATACTTCATGTTTTTGGCATGTTTTACAAGGCTAGCAATGAAATAAAAGAAACAGGTCTCAGTTTGTATATCGTAAAACTCATGGTAGACAAACTCGGAGGCAAAATAAAAGTTCAGTCAAAGATTGGCAGCGGTACGGAATTCGAAATCGAACTTCCCAGCTTACACAATCCTGAATTCACAACCTTGAAAACAAGTCGTGCTGATTCAAAAGCATTGCAAATAGAAAAACCTGCAGGCAGCCAGAAGGAAGTGGTTTAGGTAGTAGTGATGCGCATCCATTTACCAAGGCTGTGATTTTCACTTTGGAGTACGATAGGTATTACCTTCAAATGCAGTACAGGTACAAGCCGATGTCATACGCGTGAGGCATTTTGCATAGTCAATTCAAGACGAGGTATGATAACACATTTGAACGAGGAATTCGCAAAAATCTGGGTTGATGATGATCTCCCCGGAGTGTTCTGCACGATTACCGGTCCGATGTTGTACCCGCAGTTGGAAACGGTTATCCGGGTAGAGATGGGATGTCTTCGCGAATTGCGAAAAAAGCACGACAAGGTATATTCCGTAGTCAATTTATTTGATTGCTCTGTTCGTGTAGAGGCGATGGTGATTCACTACATCGATACGGTCATGAAAAGAAAATATACATCAAAACTGGAACACAAATTTTTTGTGAAGCCATTTGATAAAACGCTGAGCTCTTCAATAGTCCGGCTGCTTGCGTTATATCGAAACCAGAAAGTTGAAATGTTCAATTCATTTGAAGACGCCATGAGAGCTCTGAATAATTTCAGGCAAAATGAGATCAATGAATCTGGTGCGGGAAAATCAATGCTGCAGGCAATTCGCGAACTCGTGACATTTTAGAGAAAATAATAAAATATCATTAGTTGATTAAAACCTACTCATAGCGCAGCGTATCCACAGGATTGGCATTCGCGGCTTTGAGAGTTTGCGAAAGTATAGTCCCCAACCCAAGAATGAGCATCACGGCAAGGCTGATCGTGATTTCAAAAACTCCGATCGAGACGTGATAAAATTGCTGAGTTTGGAGATAGAGTTTTTCGAAAAAGAAATAAGCGGGAGGGATAGCGATGAGAACGGCAATGATCATGAGCTTCACAAAATCCTTTGAAAGAACCAAGGTAATACTCCAGGCAGAAGCACCCATCACCTTTCTAACACCTACTTCCTTCATCCGGTTTTCTACCGTGAATACCACCATGCCTAATAATCCGAGACAGGAAATAGATATGGCAAGGAAACCCAGGAACCCACATATCTTCACCATAGCGAAATAAAATGAGTAAGCGTCCTTAATCTCTTCATTAAAGAAACGGGCCATAAATTTTTTCTCACTGCCGGTTTTTTTCCACGCGGCTTCTATGGCCGTCAGTGTTCCCGCCATGTCTTGAGAAGATATTTTCAAGTTCAGGTATCCGAAACGGGAAGGATCAAACCTGAAGAAAAAGGCTTTGATAGGTTCGCGTAAGTCTGTGTAATGAAAATTTTTAACCACTCCAATAACAACGAACTCATTTTTGTCAAGTGTGAATGTTAATCCCAGGGCGTTGGCAGGCGCTGTCAGTTTATACGCCTTCAGGAATTCTTCGTTCACAATAATGCATTTCTTGCTGAGCGAGTCATCAGGGAAACTTTTGCCCGCAAGCAACGATAAATTCACGTTGGGCAGGTATTGGCTATCAACAAACAGCTGGGCTACTTCAACCGAATCCGATTGAGAAACATTTTTTACCCAGACATTATCGGGGCTTGAGACTCCAATAATCCCCGATGACATCGATATCGACTGTACATCCGACAACCTCGACAGCTCGTTTTTCATCACCTGCGGACTCGCCCCTTGCAATTCAACATCAAGGATATTTTCCTTATTAAATCCAAAATCATGATTCAGCGAATACCGGTATTGATTCAGAACAACGACCACACCCATGATGAATCCAAACGACAGCGCGAACTGAGAAACGATCAATGCTTTTCGGAGATTGAATTTGC
Proteins encoded in this window:
- a CDS encoding histidine kinase translates to MQAAFEQNPHDSAQPVGVDKSAVLANILRGCEDFTLDLSGRIISSNLEAINITGYEEWEVIGRHFSIFYTEQDRTAGVPEQDLKKINLHSKITFSAWRLKKRSASFWAQITMSSLKDDRGIVGYKMIMKDQTHRLISNQRIRKFRNEYLNLFNNPFIGIVKFRMSDLRIMLINSNAAKIIDSKELSRLSEIFAKNEDFELFFSKLREDGQVMNFEFRVNRKSEKETWARVDCRVFESEGFAEGIITDVTKSKNQLLELKKLNEELDNFIYHASHDLRSPLTTLLGLINLAEVDSQIDLEDYCNMMRDRVVYLDELLRDLASITYNNRSDLAIEPIDFKDLVLKQISELQPASRNADISFECDCRSEIFSDKYRLRTVIKNLISNALRHTSPAQVPSFIKISVVTSEGKALIKVRDNGRGIRDEQILHVFGMFYKASNEIKETGLSLYIVKLMVDKLGGKIKVQSKIGSGTEFEIELPSLHNPEFTTLKTSRADSKALQIEKPAGSQKEVV